One stretch of Segatella copri DNA includes these proteins:
- a CDS encoding DMT family transporter has translation MEKKETNTLSIFQRPVWVSLFALTAAISWGWAYPLIKMGMEEYQITADMTGSKMLFAGIRFFISGIIILAIARSSHREFGFKKKAVQENVWFLLLYALLNTTLHYAFFYFGLSHNAGARSAILNSMSVFTVVILACIFFKSDRMTWQKALGCIIGFLGILALNLGGKESGSFTFLGDGMIILNALCGASASLLTRGLSKRVDVFVGTGYSLSIGGALLVIPALLMGGYLPVISLWGITILLLLIAISTISFALYNKLLSCNPVGKVAIYNSLIPVVGAITSCLCLGETFYWKYLIAGALATAGIYIINKGKK, from the coding sequence ATGGAAAAGAAAGAAACAAATACACTCAGTATATTTCAGCGCCCGGTATGGGTAAGCCTGTTCGCCCTTACGGCTGCTATCTCGTGGGGATGGGCTTACCCATTGATAAAAATGGGAATGGAGGAATATCAGATTACAGCAGACATGACCGGAAGCAAGATGCTTTTTGCCGGCATCCGCTTCTTCATCTCCGGTATCATCATCCTTGCCATCGCAAGAAGTTCACACCGTGAATTCGGATTCAAGAAGAAAGCTGTTCAAGAGAATGTCTGGTTCCTTCTCCTCTATGCACTCCTCAACACCACCCTTCATTATGCTTTCTTCTATTTCGGACTCTCGCATAATGCAGGAGCACGTTCGGCGATACTCAATTCTATGAGCGTCTTCACGGTGGTTATCCTTGCCTGTATCTTCTTCAAGAGCGACAGGATGACGTGGCAAAAGGCATTGGGCTGCATCATCGGATTCCTAGGCATCCTAGCCTTGAACCTTGGCGGAAAGGAAAGCGGTAGTTTCACTTTCCTGGGCGATGGTATGATTATCCTCAACGCCCTGTGTGGAGCCAGTGCTTCCCTGCTGACCCGAGGATTGAGCAAGAGAGTGGATGTTTTCGTAGGAACCGGTTATTCGCTGAGTATCGGTGGAGCCTTGCTGGTGATTCCTGCATTGTTAATGGGTGGCTATCTGCCAGTCATCAGCCTCTGGGGCATCACCATCCTTCTGCTGCTCATTGCCATCTCAACCATCAGTTTCGCTCTCTACAATAAACTATTGAGCTGCAATCCCGTAGGAAAGGTAGCAATATACAATTCGCTCATCCCCGTAGTAGGAGCCATCACCTCCTGCCTCTGTCTTGGTGAAACCTTCTACTGGAAGTATCTGATAGCAGGCGCATTGGCTACTGCCGGAATTTATATCATCAATAAAGGGAAGAAATAA
- a CDS encoding sigma-70 family RNA polymerase sigma factor, which translates to MNRKKDIEQLFRQHYAKMYNLARCILSDDDESKDVVSEVFAQILADDVVLVPGSEDGYLMRSVRNRCLNLIAHKSVKERVAKLLLDDADVILSEETDERLDRLMLLIEDLEPPIRQLIFRLRYLQAKSYQEVADEVGVSKVTVFNHLSKAMDWIKKQFK; encoded by the coding sequence ATGAACAGAAAAAAGGACATAGAACAGTTATTCCGTCAGCATTACGCGAAGATGTACAATCTGGCCAGATGCATTCTTTCGGATGATGACGAGAGCAAGGATGTGGTGAGTGAAGTATTCGCCCAGATTCTTGCCGATGATGTGGTTCTGGTGCCTGGGAGTGAGGACGGTTACTTGATGCGGAGCGTACGCAACCGCTGTCTCAACCTGATAGCTCATAAGAGCGTGAAGGAAAGGGTGGCGAAGCTGCTGCTGGATGATGCCGATGTGATTCTCTCAGAAGAGACCGACGAGCGACTCGACCGGCTGATGCTTCTCATCGAAGACCTGGAACCGCCTATCCGGCAACTCATTTTCCGTCTGCGCTATCTTCAGGCGAAATCTTATCAGGAGGTGGCTGATGAAGTGGGAGTGAGCAAGGTGACGGTATTCAACCATCTCTCGAAGGCGATGGACTGGATTAAGAAACAATTTAAATGA
- a CDS encoding DUF4974 domain-containing protein: protein MSKTMTNMSKEEKRMMLFDMQEHPEKYTDEQVERLLDDEEVKEFFHELAMARMAGKKANPKDVDVDGAWKEFVQAHHEDKLAMDAGRAKDAYRNRMKIAASIVGIIFLSGVALAAIHNGWLGFPASDQAADNKAATEQLATTQALPNDSLRAATAENKDSLDMKPLVFDDAELGTILAQLSGFYHVKVEYVDAGAQHIRLFFNWNKTKTLEQNLEILNAFDRIQIEYIDGTLLVK from the coding sequence ATGAGCAAGACAATGACAAACATGAGTAAAGAAGAAAAGCGGATGATGCTCTTTGACATGCAGGAGCATCCCGAGAAATATACCGACGAGCAGGTGGAGCGCCTACTTGACGATGAGGAAGTGAAGGAGTTCTTCCATGAACTGGCGATGGCGAGAATGGCTGGCAAGAAAGCCAATCCGAAGGACGTGGATGTGGATGGGGCTTGGAAGGAGTTTGTTCAGGCACATCATGAGGATAAGTTGGCGATGGATGCCGGCAGAGCCAAGGACGCTTATCGCAACCGGATGAAGATTGCTGCATCCATCGTTGGCATCATCTTCCTTTCGGGTGTAGCCTTGGCTGCGATTCACAATGGCTGGTTGGGATTCCCGGCTTCTGATCAGGCAGCGGATAACAAGGCTGCGACAGAACAGCTGGCAACAACCCAGGCGCTGCCGAATGACAGTCTTCGTGCTGCAACAGCAGAGAACAAGGATTCTCTTGATATGAAGCCGTTGGTGTTTGATGATGCTGAATTGGGAACCATTCTGGCTCAACTATCCGGATTCTATCATGTCAAGGTGGAGTATGTGGATGCTGGTGCCCAGCACATCCGTCTCTTCTTCAACTGGAACAAGACGAAGACATTAGAGCAGAACCTGGAGATTTTGAATGCTTTCGACCGCATACAGATAGAGTATATTGACGGTACATTGTTGGTGAAATAA
- a CDS encoding radical SAM protein, whose amino-acid sequence MSTIIYPSPIFGPVNSRRLGVSLGINLMPSDGKVCSFDCVYCECGFNADFRPKKKRPTREEVREGLEKVLKERHDNNQPLDDITFAGNGEPTGHPDFKGIVEDTMELCKKYFPEAQVSVLSNATYIYKEEVREALMLVDNNILKLDTVDMDYIKKLDRPQQPNYDVKDVIKYLKMFKGHVIIQTMFLRGDGLDNTSEHFVAPWLEAVKDIQPQQVMVYTIARETPDKLLEKAPKEVLDAIKERVEALGIKCTASY is encoded by the coding sequence ATGTCAACGATTATTTATCCATCACCGATATTCGGTCCGGTAAACTCCCGTCGTCTGGGAGTTTCACTGGGCATCAACCTCATGCCATCTGATGGCAAGGTCTGTTCATTCGACTGCGTTTATTGCGAATGCGGATTCAACGCTGACTTCCGTCCTAAGAAGAAGCGCCCTACCCGCGAGGAGGTAAGAGAAGGATTGGAGAAGGTTCTGAAAGAACGCCACGACAACAACCAGCCTCTGGACGACATCACCTTCGCAGGAAACGGTGAACCTACGGGACACCCTGACTTCAAGGGAATCGTGGAAGATACGATGGAACTCTGCAAGAAATATTTCCCTGAAGCACAAGTATCCGTACTCAGCAACGCCACCTATATATATAAGGAGGAAGTGAGAGAGGCGCTGATGCTCGTGGATAACAACATCCTGAAACTGGATACTGTGGATATGGATTACATCAAGAAGCTGGACCGCCCTCAGCAGCCTAACTACGACGTGAAGGATGTAATCAAATATCTGAAGATGTTTAAGGGGCACGTCATCATCCAGACCATGTTCCTGAGAGGTGACGGTTTGGACAATACCAGCGAGCATTTCGTAGCTCCTTGGCTGGAGGCAGTGAAAGACATCCAGCCTCAGCAGGTAATGGTTTATACCATCGCCCGCGAAACACCAGACAAGTTGCTGGAAAAGGCACCAAAGGAAGTTCTCGATGCCATCAAGGAGCGTGTTGAGGCTCTGGGCATCAAGTGTACAGCCAGCTATTAA
- a CDS encoding winged helix-turn-helix domain-containing protein has protein sequence MKLKAYHSILIFAILVMSAAFSSVSNYRKAQYAIVQDMNKALALTLQENKYQWITPDTIQSYRSHLSIDLLKSTSNLCYVMEDRRRGKNNSQLVNSANLLSSKQMLLNEHSIQSYANCSMADVLSMSNQRTPLTLTLMAMIWAIASLYYHRRKQPWNHEADMFGTICYSQDEDSFYNQESGQAIKFTPMQHQLMQLFFNNTHHQLSKQEICDALWPKKPDASETLYTLIRRIKPVIEQNSNLMIESERGKSYRLIIR, from the coding sequence ATGAAACTGAAAGCATATCATTCCATCCTCATCTTTGCCATCCTTGTGATGTCTGCGGCATTCTCCAGCGTGAGTAACTACCGCAAGGCACAGTATGCCATCGTACAAGATATGAACAAAGCTTTGGCTCTGACTCTTCAGGAAAATAAATATCAATGGATTACGCCTGATACCATCCAGAGCTACCGCTCACATCTCAGCATCGACCTGCTGAAGTCGACCAGTAATCTCTGCTATGTGATGGAAGACAGAAGAAGAGGCAAGAACAATTCCCAGTTGGTAAATAGCGCCAACCTGCTCAGCAGCAAACAGATGCTCCTCAACGAGCATTCTATCCAAAGTTATGCTAACTGTTCGATGGCAGATGTTTTGAGTATGAGCAACCAGCGGACACCTTTGACGCTTACCCTCATGGCTATGATTTGGGCTATTGCATCGCTATACTATCATCGCAGAAAACAACCCTGGAATCATGAGGCCGATATGTTCGGCACCATATGCTATTCTCAAGACGAGGATTCCTTCTACAATCAGGAAAGCGGACAAGCCATCAAGTTTACTCCGATGCAGCACCAGCTGATGCAACTCTTCTTCAACAATACGCATCATCAACTCTCCAAACAGGAGATTTGTGATGCTCTTTGGCCCAAGAAACCGGATGCCAGTGAAACGCTCTATACCTTGATTCGCCGTATCAAACCGGTGATTGAGCAGAATAGCAACCTCATGATTGAATCGGAAAGAGGCAAGTCTTACCGACTGATAATCAGATAA
- a CDS encoding bifunctional hydroxymethylpyrimidine kinase/phosphomethylpyrimidine kinase, with product MKAKSNILIISDMCGYGKVSAAVQMPILSYMGLDVFNLPTMLISNTFPYGKYAILECTSYIEEALQKWNELGIHFDAITTGFMASERQAKLVARYCREQAALGTDIYVDPVMGDYGKLYGGASESTVRCMKEMLSVSHLCFPNYTEACLLTDSEYKEEGISEKEAYELIDKLRAIGSHSVLITSCIVEGQHAVVGFNHLTKEYFLLPYEEIPVQFPGTGDIFSSIIVGRLKDGDQLRHATRIAMDTLRNWIDINKDDKDKNRGIPIERHLGDL from the coding sequence ATGAAAGCGAAAAGTAATATCCTTATTATCAGCGACATGTGTGGCTACGGAAAGGTATCTGCCGCTGTTCAGATGCCTATCCTCTCTTATATGGGACTCGATGTGTTCAATCTGCCCACCATGCTCATCAGTAACACCTTCCCATACGGCAAGTATGCCATTCTGGAATGCACTTCATATATCGAGGAAGCCTTGCAGAAGTGGAACGAACTGGGCATTCATTTTGATGCCATCACCACGGGTTTCATGGCTTCGGAGCGTCAGGCTAAGCTGGTGGCACGTTATTGCAGAGAACAGGCAGCACTGGGCACCGACATCTATGTGGATCCCGTGATGGGCGATTACGGCAAGCTCTATGGTGGAGCCAGTGAGAGTACCGTGAGATGCATGAAGGAGATGCTGAGCGTATCGCATCTCTGTTTTCCCAACTATACCGAGGCTTGTCTGCTGACGGATTCGGAATACAAGGAAGAGGGAATCTCGGAGAAGGAAGCCTATGAACTGATAGATAAACTGAGAGCCATCGGTTCCCACTCCGTACTCATCACCTCGTGCATCGTAGAGGGTCAGCATGCCGTAGTAGGTTTCAATCATCTTACAAAAGAGTATTTCCTCCTGCCCTACGAAGAAATCCCCGTTCAGTTCCCGGGCACCGGCGACATCTTCTCCAGCATCATCGTGGGCAGACTGAAGGATGGCGATCAGCTTCGCCATGCCACCCGCATCGCCATGGATACCCTGCGCAACTGGATAGACATCAACAAGGATGACAAGGACAAGAACCGAGGAATTCCGATAGAAAGACATCTGGGGGACTTGTAG
- a CDS encoding RNA polymerase sigma factor, whose amino-acid sequence MTEENEQRMERLFHDHYEQMYRFAFALLHDNEEARDVVSDVFSRLWDKQLVPDRAYLMRSVKNACINLIARKKRDERLKRLLPLSEEKLTEEEPSRLEERWQAAVDCIDHDLTDQTASVIRLCYREGMSYKDTAKELGISVSAVNKHIVKGLRTLREKLKGK is encoded by the coding sequence ATGACAGAAGAAAATGAACAGCGGATGGAACGGCTGTTCCACGACCATTACGAGCAGATGTATCGCTTCGCCTTTGCCTTGCTCCATGATAATGAGGAGGCGAGGGATGTGGTGAGTGATGTGTTCTCCAGATTGTGGGATAAACAGCTGGTTCCAGACCGGGCTTACCTGATGCGGAGCGTGAAGAATGCCTGCATCAATCTAATAGCCAGAAAGAAGAGAGATGAAAGACTGAAACGGCTTCTCCCTCTCTCGGAAGAGAAATTGACGGAGGAAGAACCTTCTCGTCTGGAAGAGCGATGGCAGGCTGCCGTGGATTGCATCGACCATGACCTGACCGACCAGACAGCTTCCGTCATCCGATTGTGCTATCGGGAAGGAATGTCGTATAAGGATACGGCGAAGGAACTGGGCATCAGCGTCTCGGCAGTGAACAAGCATATCGTAAAAGGTTTGCGAACGCTGAGAGAAAAATTGAAAGGAAAATAA
- a CDS encoding DUF4974 domain-containing protein encodes MKHELSDIDPQKMDSQKWDMLLNLLEHPEKYSETQKDELLGDEEVNELYQQLIETRQSLDFAKSKEEMKMPSIDAEWEKLKDEMKLKEMQQKEEMSQNAETQQTAKLFPLWNPMRKVAAVAAVLVVSGITFAAIHLVTRSHQPSDNSNTELVASQKDSIQQVSAPQKSNIEEKTDSASLSQLPLVYENAELQNILTPIAGHFHLQVTYQNESARHIRLFLQLEKNMSLDDIIELLNHFEKVNIRHEGQTLIVE; translated from the coding sequence ATGAAACATGAATTATCTGACATAGATCCTCAGAAGATGGATTCTCAGAAATGGGATATGCTCCTCAATCTCCTGGAGCATCCTGAAAAGTATTCCGAAACCCAGAAGGATGAACTTCTGGGCGATGAGGAAGTGAATGAACTCTATCAGCAGCTGATAGAGACCCGACAGTCTCTGGATTTCGCCAAGTCGAAGGAAGAAATGAAGATGCCTTCGATTGATGCAGAATGGGAGAAGCTGAAAGATGAGATGAAGCTGAAAGAAATGCAGCAGAAAGAAGAGATGAGTCAGAATGCAGAAACCCAGCAAACCGCCAAGTTGTTTCCTCTCTGGAACCCGATGAGAAAGGTGGCTGCCGTTGCAGCCGTCCTTGTTGTCTCCGGCATCACCTTTGCAGCCATTCATCTGGTAACCCGTTCTCATCAGCCATCAGATAACAGCAATACCGAGCTCGTGGCATCCCAAAAGGATTCTATCCAGCAGGTTTCTGCTCCTCAGAAATCCAACATAGAAGAAAAGACAGATTCTGCAAGTCTTTCCCAGCTCCCATTGGTTTACGAAAACGCTGAGCTTCAGAATATCCTTACTCCTATTGCCGGGCATTTCCATCTCCAGGTAACTTATCAGAACGAGTCGGCTCGCCATATCCGTCTCTTCCTGCAACTGGAGAAGAACATGAGTCTGGATGATATCATCGAACTGTTGAATCATTTCGAGAAAGTGAATATTCGTCATGAAGGTCAAACTTTAATCGTGGAATAA
- a CDS encoding helix-turn-helix domain-containing protein: protein MRRSKILEERRKHVDPEIRRSVDLSFQIVDRIHDILVSKGMKQKDLALLLGKREAEISKWMRGTHNFTIDTLVSIEDALQAPILNVVHQDLEICV, encoded by the coding sequence ATGAGAAGAAGTAAGATTTTAGAAGAACGCCGCAAACATGTTGATCCTGAGATTCGCAGGTCTGTAGATTTGTCTTTCCAAATCGTAGATAGGATACATGACATTCTGGTTTCTAAAGGGATGAAGCAGAAAGACCTAGCCCTTCTACTCGGAAAACGGGAAGCGGAAATAAGCAAATGGATGCGGGGAACACATAATTTTACAATAGACACTCTTGTATCTATTGAGGATGCTCTCCAAGCTCCGATATTAAATGTAGTTCATCAGGATTTAGAAATATGTGTGTGA
- a CDS encoding outer membrane beta-barrel protein — protein sequence MRDLWKPMPVSGKLIRELLLLFLLLLVQQSYAQRITRQYNNVSFSAALKDLNARQHKYTINFVYDELEDFRVTKSIRNQSVPDAIMQLIGFYPIKMTQVEDNIMVECTQKTPTKMIGRIIDNKNRPVDFANVALLNVRDSSLINGGVTNENGQFVIPCEARTAIVRVSCVGYITTSNTYNIGKIGTITLKEATMNLQKIVVKGHRQPFRMTSEGLVAQVEGTSLEKMGSAEDVLKHLPRVMQKNGDIEVLGKGKPLIYIDNKKIKGTIDLDRLSSSDIKHVEVITEPGSEYDATYQSVIRIKTTRKKGEGLGLTYRQVYQRNHQNNHREVLDLNYRYRGLDIFSNLYGGLSQGYQDQHNDNKLYGKTLMSIDEDLIIKNKSYYTSGSLGFNYVFNDKHSVGATYEVNINPYSRGGWNSLMDVWKNGSKTESYTNDMYCRFKSRPTQDITAYYAGQIGKVSIEWNGEIYLRKTGQTQYSEETGMEGGDSRTIESDFTADSWMYASKLVLSFPVWKGTLKVGNEFTESCRANLYTIDEQGTDLPGKTDDQVKESNLAAFVSYGLRLNKVELNAGLRYEHVSSNYYNTGGDYWSEENKDYFVPNQSRKYDHFFPNVSLTFPVGNVKMNMVYKVTVSRPSYSQLSSNVQYNSRYYYQGGNPLLKSTFEHGIGINLGYKWFQFFANWRYLVDPCYQVIEPYHDNELISMYTFRNLNHTQVCYVGLTASPTIGWWHPTLDAGIRKQFLTIGGKAYSKPIFIGSFNNAFSLPYGWTLNLDMSWNTQGHSALPLYMAQGGVDVSLRRSFLHDRLNVILTGNDLFATMRNSTRLVYGTSDIYTRKYTDTRMFMCSFSYKFNVSRSKYKGTGAGNTEKSRL from the coding sequence ATGAGAGATTTATGGAAACCAATGCCCGTTAGCGGCAAGCTTATCAGAGAGCTTCTTCTTCTCTTCCTGTTGCTTTTGGTTCAGCAGTCTTATGCCCAGCGCATCACCCGACAATATAATAATGTGTCGTTCTCGGCGGCGTTGAAGGATTTGAACGCCCGCCAGCATAAGTACACCATCAACTTCGTGTATGATGAGCTGGAGGATTTCAGGGTGACCAAGAGCATCAGAAACCAGAGTGTTCCCGATGCCATCATGCAGCTGATAGGATTCTATCCCATCAAGATGACGCAGGTGGAGGATAATATCATGGTGGAGTGTACGCAGAAGACTCCCACCAAGATGATAGGCCGTATCATCGACAATAAGAATCGCCCTGTAGATTTCGCCAATGTAGCCCTGCTGAATGTTCGTGATTCTTCATTGATAAATGGCGGCGTGACGAATGAGAACGGTCAGTTCGTAATTCCCTGCGAAGCTAGAACGGCGATAGTAAGAGTTAGTTGCGTGGGCTATATTACGACAAGCAATACATATAATATAGGTAAGATAGGGACAATAACTCTGAAAGAGGCAACAATGAACCTGCAGAAAATTGTAGTGAAAGGACATCGACAGCCTTTCAGAATGACTTCTGAAGGATTGGTGGCTCAGGTAGAAGGTACATCCTTGGAGAAAATGGGCTCGGCAGAAGATGTATTGAAACATCTTCCGAGAGTGATGCAGAAGAACGGTGATATAGAAGTCTTGGGAAAAGGTAAACCTTTGATTTATATCGATAACAAGAAAATCAAGGGAACCATTGATCTCGATAGATTGAGTTCTTCTGACATCAAACATGTGGAGGTGATAACCGAGCCGGGTTCAGAATACGATGCAACCTATCAGTCTGTCATCAGAATCAAGACGACAAGAAAAAAAGGAGAAGGTTTGGGATTGACTTATCGGCAAGTCTATCAGCGCAATCATCAGAACAATCATCGTGAAGTCCTCGATTTGAACTATCGCTATCGGGGATTGGATATCTTCTCCAATTTGTATGGCGGTTTGTCTCAGGGCTATCAGGATCAGCATAATGATAACAAACTCTACGGCAAGACGCTCATGAGCATCGACGAAGATTTGATTATCAAAAACAAGAGTTACTATACCAGTGGAAGTCTTGGTTTTAATTATGTTTTTAATGATAAGCATTCCGTGGGTGCCACTTACGAGGTGAACATCAATCCTTATAGTCGGGGTGGATGGAATTCGCTGATGGATGTCTGGAAGAATGGCTCCAAGACAGAAAGCTATACAAATGATATGTATTGTCGTTTCAAAAGCCGACCTACGCAGGATATTACGGCTTATTATGCCGGACAGATAGGAAAGGTGAGCATAGAATGGAATGGGGAAATATATCTTCGTAAAACAGGACAGACTCAATATTCTGAAGAAACTGGAATGGAGGGCGGAGATTCTCGTACGATAGAATCTGATTTCACGGCTGATAGTTGGATGTATGCATCTAAGCTGGTACTGAGCTTTCCGGTATGGAAAGGTACTCTGAAGGTTGGTAATGAGTTTACCGAAAGTTGCCGTGCCAATCTTTATACTATAGATGAACAGGGAACTGACTTGCCAGGCAAGACGGACGACCAAGTGAAGGAAAGTAATCTTGCAGCCTTTGTTTCTTATGGATTGAGACTAAACAAGGTAGAACTGAATGCAGGCCTCAGATACGAACATGTTTCTTCCAATTACTATAATACTGGTGGTGATTATTGGAGCGAGGAAAATAAGGATTATTTCGTGCCCAATCAGAGTCGTAAGTACGACCATTTCTTTCCGAATGTGTCCTTGACCTTTCCTGTCGGGAATGTGAAAATGAATATGGTTTATAAGGTGACGGTAAGTCGTCCTTCCTATAGTCAGTTAAGTAGTAATGTGCAATATAATAGTCGCTATTATTATCAGGGTGGAAATCCATTGCTCAAGTCAACCTTCGAACATGGCATAGGGATTAATCTGGGATATAAATGGTTCCAGTTTTTTGCCAACTGGCGTTATCTTGTAGATCCTTGCTATCAGGTGATAGAACCGTATCATGACAATGAGTTAATCAGTATGTACACCTTTCGTAATTTGAATCATACTCAGGTTTGTTACGTGGGACTGACGGCATCGCCGACGATAGGATGGTGGCATCCTACGTTGGACGCTGGTATTAGAAAGCAGTTCCTGACCATTGGTGGTAAGGCATACAGCAAGCCGATATTCATCGGCTCTTTCAATAATGCGTTTTCACTACCATACGGTTGGACGCTTAATCTTGATATGAGTTGGAACACGCAGGGCCATTCTGCGCTTCCGCTTTATATGGCACAAGGAGGAGTGGACGTCTCTTTGCGTAGAAGTTTTCTTCATGACCGCCTGAATGTCATTTTGACGGGCAATGACCTCTTTGCGACGATGCGCAATTCCACAAGATTGGTATATGGTACCAGCGATATCTATACCAGAAAATATACGGATACCCGAATGTTTATGTGCTCATTCAGCTATAAGTTTAATGTTAGTAGAAGCAAGTACAAGGGTACGGGTGCCGGTAATACAGAAAAGAGCCGCTTATAG